A stretch of the Pongo pygmaeus isolate AG05252 chromosome 16, NHGRI_mPonPyg2-v2.0_pri, whole genome shotgun sequence genome encodes the following:
- the LOC129028679 gene encoding golgin subfamily A member 6-like protein 26, giving the protein MNTCCISFCTCDYRGKTFQLEDIIKQRIRDQLRDHHAQTNPSVGAGASDAKKKKINNGTNPESTTSDGCHSPEDEKKANHQHQEALRRELEAQVHTIRILTCQKTELQTALYYSQQAVKQLEGEARDLIGRLHDSWKFAGELEQALSAVTTQKEKADKYIEELTKERDTLSLELYRNTITDEELKEKNAELQEKLRLIESEKCEIQLNVKELKRKLERAKLLLPQQQLQAEADHLGKELQSVSAKLQAQVEENELWNRLNQQQEEKMWSQEEKIREREEKIREREEKIQEQEEKIREQEEKMQRQEEMMREKEEKIRELEEKIHEQEKIREEEEKRQEQEKIREQEKRLEQEEKMWRQEEKIHKQEEKIREQEEKMWRQEEKMHEQEKIREEEKRQEQEEKMWRQEEKIREQEEMWRQKEKMHQQEEKIREQEEKMWRQEEKIREQEKKMGRQEEKIWEQEEKMGRQEEKIREQEEKMHKQEEKMWRQEEKMHEQEKIREEEKRQEQEEKIWRQEEKIREQEKMWRQKEKMREQEEKIREQEEKMWRQEEKVRKQKDMMREQEEKIHEQEEMMQEQEEKMQEQEEKMRRQEEKMWEQEVRLRHQEEKMQELEEHLEAAIYRADDKNAKTINM; this is encoded by the exons TTGAGAGACCATCATGCCCAGACCAACCCTAGTGTTGGTGCAGGAGCAAGCGAcgccaaaaagaagaaaataaataatggcacTAACCCTGAGTCAACCACTTCTGATGGTTGCCACTCACCTGAGGAT gaaaagaAGGCAAACCACCAACATCAGGAAGCTCTAAGGAGGGAGctagag GCCCAGGTTCATACCATACGAATCCTTACATGTCAGAAAACCGAGCTTCAGACGGCACTCTATTACAGCCAGCAAGCTGTCAAGCAGTTGGAAG GAGAGGCCAGGGATCTGATCGGCCGCCTGCATGATTCATGGAAGTTTGCAGGAGAGTTAGAGCAGGCTCTCTCTGCCGTCACTACACAGAAGGAGAAGGCGGATAAG TACATCGAGGAGTTAACAAAGGAGAGGGACACCCTGAGTCTGGAACTGTACAGGAACAC CATAACCGATGAGgagctgaaggagaaaaatgcCGAACTACAAGAAAAACTTCGACTTATAGAATCTGAAAAGTGTGAGATCCAGCTCAACGTAAAGGAgctaaaaagaaagctggagaggGCCAAGCTCCTGCTGCCACAG cagcagctgcaggcgGAGGCTGACCACCTGGGTAAGGAGCTGCAGAGTGTGTCAGCAAAGCTCCAAGCCCAGGTGGAAGAGAACGAGTTGTGGAACCGCCTGAACCAGcaacaggaggagaagatgtggagccaggaggagaagatacgggagagggaggagaagatacgggagcggGAGGAGAAGATAcaagagcaggaggagaagatacgggagcaggaggagaagatgcagaggcaggaggagatgatgcgagagaaggaggagaagatacgggagctgGAGGAGAAGATACACGAGCAGGAAAAGAtacgggaggaggaggagaagaggcaggagcaggagaagaTACGTGAGCAGGAgaagaggctggagcaggaggagaagatgtggaggcaggaggagaagatacacaagcaggaggagaagatacgggagcaggaggagaagatgtggaggcaggaggagaagatgcatgagcaggagaagatacgggaggaggagaagaggcaggagcaggaggagaagatgtggaggcaggaggagaagatacgggagcaggaggagatgtggaggcagaaggagaagatgcaccagcaggaggagaagatacgggagcaggaggagaagatgtggaggcaggaggagaagatacgggagcaggagaagaagatggggaggcaggaggagaagatatgggagcaggaggagaagatggggaggcaggaggagaagatacgggagcaggaggagaagatgcacaagcaggaggagaagatgtggaggcaggaggagaagatgcacgagcaggagaagatacgggaggaggagaagaggcaggagcaggaggagaagatatggaggcaggaggagaagatacgggagcaggagaagatgtggaggcagaaggagaagatgcgtgagcaggaggaaaagatacgggagcaggaggagaagatgtggaggcaggaggagaaggtgCGGAAGCAGAAAGATATGAtgcgggagcaggaggagaagatacatgAGCAGGAGGAGATGATGCAGGAACAGGAAGAGAAGATGCAGgaacaggaggagaagatgcggaggcaggaggagaagatgtgggagCAGGAAGTGAGGCTGCGGcaccaggaggagaagatgcaggaactggag GAGCACCTGGAAGCTGCCATCTACCGAGCAGATGACAAGAACGcaaaaacaataaacatgtaa